Proteins found in one Leishmania major strain Friedlin complete genome, chromosome 35 genomic segment:
- a CDS encoding conserved hypothetical protein (previous protein_id=AAZ14519.1) yields MGTVIDEGSQFHEVNESFVRYRKKETAFTSKSEIFYNKGNEHSCINCFLVMRLERHPSGEEVVKISWSYPYTPATSLLRYPNLGKFAMANAGTSYTVDQLSYTFVLTDSKGVREYGHTTAFVNGEAVVTISPYPWCNFFYRLAYLFVTNGQEGGQKLVKALCKCSTPPSGGMFNTPLDLGLTFNRPYDRLCSFIDTAPLDMLFIFPNMDDLFSVLADLMLEKHIIIVGPNFSIVSNVVMSLQALVAPFDWMHILIPILPTSLLDVLAAPPPYLVGILTSQLPHVARVPLDSVVAVHLGPGGVCERVDYQNETRDHLPHSGKLSALRTGLSILRMRHPKDQTVRDLCSLFLTYYASLFGEIVLKGKRGYKRDKRALGSTSVFFEKLLCTQSFTILSEEVKKALESPNSNDWMDNEFIVAAVRGQRGMFPAHYEALVQEEKNGGGFIEKYEDCFGSKESFNGFTAAVHGFGGHPLGVGRLFIRCLCSRWCGSDLSEENDDSYYPGRRMGQAILQHRYYSSSGEAPVITNEMMIDMPSTHASAPEGAREFEVSVHAMTSLST; encoded by the coding sequence ATGGGGACCGTTATCGACGAGGGCTCCCAATTCCACGAGGTGAACGAGTCCTTCGTGAGATACCGCAAGAAGGAGACCGCCTTCACCTCCAAGTCAGAAATTTTCTACAACAAGGGCAACGAGCACAGCTGCATCAACTGCTTCCTCGTCATGCGGCTGGAGCGGCACCCGAGCGGGGAAGAGGTGGTAAAGATTTCCTGGTCCTACCCGTACacgccggcgacgtcgcTACTGAGGTACCCGAATTTAGGCAAGTTCGCGATGGCAAACGCCGGCACCTCGTACACGGTGGACCAGCTTAGCTACACGTTTGTGCTGACAGATAGCAAAGGCGTTCGCGAGTATGGCCACACGACGGCCTTTGTGAACGGTGAGGCTGTTGTGACCATCTCTCCATACCCGTGGTGCAACTTCTTTTATCGACTCGCCTACCTGTTCGTCACAAATGGGCAGGAGGGCGGACAGAAACTCGTGAAGGCTCTGTGCAAGTGctccacgccgccgtcgggAGGCATGTTCAACACCCCGCTCGACCTTGGCTTGACTTTTAATCGCCCCTATGATCGCCTCTGCTCGTTCATCGACACGGCGCCGCTAGACATGCTCTTCATCTTTCCTAACATGGACGATCTCTTCTCCGTTTTGGCGGACCTGATGTTGGAGAAGCACATCATCATCGTGGGCCCGAACTTCTCCATTGTGTCGAATGTTGTCATGTCGCTGCAGGCGTTGGTTGCCCCGTTCGACTGGATGCATATTCTTATTCCAATTCTTCCAACCTCACTGCTCGACGTGCTGGCCGCGCCCCCGCCGTACTTGGTCGGCATCCTCACGTCGCAGCTACCGCATGTGGCGCGTGTACCACTCGACTCGGTCGTGGCGGTCCACCTCGGCCCCGGCGGCGTCTGTGAGCGCGTTGATTACCAGAATGAGACCCGGGATCATCTGCCGCACTCCGGCAAGctgagcgcgctgcggaCAGGGCTGTCTATACTGCGGATGCGGCACCCAAAGGACCAGACGGTGCGCGACCTATGTAGCTTGTTTCTTACTTACTacgcctctctctttggCGAGATCGTGCTGAAGGGGAAGCGCGGATATAAGCGTGACAAGAGGGCGCTCGGCAGCACGAGCGTTTTCTTCGAGAAGCTGCTTTGCACGCAGAGCTTCACAATCTTGAGCGAGGAGGTCAAGAAGGCGCTCGAGTCCCCCAACTCTAATGACTGGATGGACAACGAGTtcatcgtcgccgcggtgcgcggaCAGCGGGGCATGTTCCCAGCGCACTACGAGGCCCTTGTTCAGGAGGAGAAGAACGGTGGCGGGTTTATTGAGAAGTACGAGGACTGTTTTGGTAGTAAGGAGAGCTTCAACGGCTTCACAGCCGCCGTGCACGGCTTTGGCGGCCATCCGCTGGGCGTTGGACGCCTCTTCATTAGGTGCTTGTGCTCCCGCTGGTGCGGCTCCGACTTGTCGGAAGAGAACGACGACAGCTACTACCCGGGTCGTCGCATGGGGCAAGCGAttctgcagcaccgctacTATTCCTCCTCAGGCGAGGCCCCTGTAATCACCAACGAGATGATGATCGATATGCCATCGACGCATGCGTCAGCGCCGGAAGGCGCGCGCGAGTTCGAGGTGTCCGTTCATGCCATGACGTCATTGTCCACCTAG
- a CDS encoding conserved hypothetical protein (previous protein_id=AAZ14518.1) has protein sequence MVGLEGARHYAILAASSTLLRSPASGSAFHYRPFSSEDEAALASVLSTKPRHVARHIRQSMLHSRRRIAQFRNAVTYLMISLQSKLQRKEMRPEDATAIMESLMRECVDLRQGDMAHLLFRAAIRFRKYGLKISFPFVRYLYESYKRESAKELMRSMAEELKTQEEMKVLAVLAYQFSGQRDESVALWETVPKDKVTTNDYCAVLDGMGMTGCFNDVVDFAERVVKDVIAKRWHGIDLHVVVSHAAIASRGSSAALHSVVRLAKDHQLTLSDSAVGALARSRLQERSVTSMADVYKVEAALCAELNRVSLGMAGDSAIIAKSSELMARSHETGDDVMLQKVGHLRRMVEDAITNDTMDDLDPLFASSLLRGFGVLGRFEEMRKCFDLLDKAGAVKDHKLYDEMLRWYAHAYNLKDVIALKEEMTRKEVYHTTQTYQNVFRVLDRYYPRLVEKYLAEMRGRGMQVDGSMYPTLVRVFHALGDHAKVEELFREAKRKAEKGATYNMSPSLIVQMLRCYPKDIVRGDAIVRDAEQYGLLVNEMVQAEVLNYYAMNDRPDAMEAFMARLPYKTANVYRVLLRNATQHRNRAQFNVVLKEMETKQVPLNERLFSVIVTSLAHFQDTEGVREYVHKALGSNQIHTPLFFADVASAFERLGDADAVDQCWAGLLESKMTVTMPVYNRFLDVYMTLNNMAKVQEILETMMKLVPPNPVTATTVVDMLGKMGRLTEMEAILDEMSKSTNAVPTLVTYHQAMNAYAKCGDVAKMEAVREKLKLEGFQENAVTYNILFEGYGRAKRFEHLLELVDERKERGIPMEEFGYVVLLNTYARARMPAEAEALVDEMVSGGTVVLSSRLLATVASTFSHIGNVEQMQRYISLLLSHPDCRVRDVESVYSIYARLRDTVKLQELLDAAKLPKTALIYNTCVSAFARAGEHAKVAFLLTEMEKQGFALSRNTSIILSSLLLKAGKLELAQTVLKWKGLTTADVEAGRAAASNGAAAFSSPAYGDSPSCPSAEGDGEVDADEADLLLRDMDDRMVGRTHEVESDEPMCR, from the coding sequence ATGGTTGGACTCGAAGGTGCTCGCCACTACGCCATCCTCGCCGCTTCGAGCACTTTGTTGCGCTCCCCGGCCTCTGGATCGGCGTTTCACTACCGACCCTTTTCGAGTGAAgatgaggcggcgctggcctCTGTGCTGTCGACCAAGCCGCGCCATGTCGCGCGCCACATCCGACAGTCAATGCTTCACtcgcggcgccgcatcgcccAGTTCCGGAATGCCGTGACGTACCTCATGATTTCGCTTCAAtcgaagctgcagcgcaaagAGATGCGGCCCGAGGACGCCACTGCGATCATGGAAAGCCTTATGCGGGAGTGCGTCGACCTCCGTCAGGGCGACATGGCTCACCTTCTCTTTCGCGCTGCGATTCGGTTTCGCAAGTATGGGCTCAAGATCAGCTTTCCGTTTGTGCGGTACCTGTACGAGTCCTACAAGCGAGAGAGCGCCAAAGAGCTGATGCGTAGCATGGCCGAGGAGCTAAAGACGCAGGAGGAGATGaaggtgctggcggtgctggcgtaTCAGTTCAGTGGCCAGCGAGACGAGAGCGTCGCCTTGTGGGAGACGGTGCCGAAAGACAAAGTTACCACAAACGACTACTGCGCCGTGCTGGACGGTATGGGGATGACTGGCTGCTTCAACGACGTCGTCGACTTTGCCGAGCGAGTGGTCAAGGACGTCATCGCAAAGCGGTGGCATGGCATCGACCTGCACGTCGTCGTGTCGCACGCGGCAATCGcaagccgcggcagcagtgccgcacTGCACTCTGTCGTTCGCCTTGCGAAGGACCACCAACTCACTCTCtccgacagcgccgtcggcgccctTGCACGGTCGCGACTGCAGGAGAGGAGCGTGACGTCGATGGCGGATGTGTACAAGGTCGAGGCGGCATTGTGTGCCGAGCTTAACCGCGTGTCGCTGGGTATGGCGGGTGACTCCGCTATCATCGCGAAGTCGAGCGAGCTTATGGCGCGCAGCCACGAAACGGGCGATGACGTGATGCTGCAAAAAGTGGGGCACCTCCGCCGCATGGTGGAGGACGCCATCACGAATGACACAATGGACGACCTCGATCCTCTGTtcgcgtcgtcgctgctccgCGGCTTTGGCGTTTTGGGGCGATTTGAGGAGATGCGCAAGTGCTTTGATCTCCTCGACAAGGCTGGCGCCGTGAAGGACCATAAACTCTACGATGAGATGCTGCGATGGTACGCCCACGCGTACAATCTGAAAGACGTAATCGCCCTGAAGGAAGAAATGACCCGCAAGGAGGTGTACCACACGACGCAAACGTACCAGAACGTCTTTCGTGTCCTGGACCGCTATTATCCCCGACTCGTGGAGAAGTATCTGGCGGAGATGCGCGGCCGAGGCATGCAGGTGGACGGCTCCATGTACCCGACGCTGGTGCGCGTGTTTCACGCGCTCGGCGACCACGCCAAAGTCGAGGAGCTGTTCCGAGAGGCGAAGcggaaggcggagaagggggcCACGTACAACATGAGTCCGTCGCTCATTGTGCAAATGCTCCGCTGCTACCCAAAGGACATCgtccgcggcgacgccatcgTGCGCGACGCCGAGCAGTACGGCCTCCTCGTCAACGAGATGGTGCAGGCAGAGGTACTGAATTACTACGCAATGAACGACCGGCCCGATGCGATGGAAGCCTTCATGGCGCGGCTACCGTACAAGACGGCGAACGTGTaccgcgtgctgctgcgcaatgcgacgcagcaccgcaaCCGCGCGCAGTTCAACGTCGTCTTGAAGGAGATGGAGACAAAGCAGGTGCCGTTGAATGAGCGGCTCTTCAGTGTCATTGTGACCTCGCTGGCCCACTTCCAGGACACGGAAGGGGTCCGCGAATACGTGCACAAGGCGCTAGGGAGCAACCAGATCCACACGCCACTCTTTTTCGCCGACGTCGCGTCGGCGTTCGAGAgactcggcgacgcggacgcgGTGGATCAGTGCTGGGCGGGCCTTCTCGAAAGCAAGATGACTGTGACGATGCCGGTGTACAATCGCTTCCTTGACGTGTATATGACGCTCAACAACATGGCGAAGGTGCAGGAAATTTTGGAGACAATGATGAAGCTGGTGCCGCCGAATCCGGTGACCGCCACGACGGTGGTGGACATGCTGGGTAAGATGGGGCGTCTGACCGAGATGGAGGCGATCCTCGACGAAATGTCCAAGTCTACAAACGCTGTGCCGACGCTGGTTACGTACCACCAGGCCATGAACGCTTACGCAAAGTGCGGGGACGTGGCCAAGATGGAGGCCGTGCGCGAAAAGCTGAAGCTGGAGGGCTTTCAAGAAAACGCTGTGACATACAACATTTTGTTCGAGGGCTACGGCCGGGCAAAGCGGTTTGAGCACCTGCTGGAGCTTGTGGATGAGCGCAAGGAACGTGGGATTCCGATGGAGGAGTTCGGCTACGTTGTGCTGCTGAACACGTACGCCCGGGCCCGCATGCCcgccgaggcagaggcacTGGTGGATGAAATGGTGagtggcggcaccgtcgtctTGAGCAGTCGCTTACTAGCCACCGTCGCCTCCACCTTCAGTCACATCGGCAACGTCGAGCAGATGCAGCGGTACATctcgttgctgctgtcgcacCCCGATTGCCGGGTGCGAGACGTCGAGTCTGTGTACAGCATCTACGCGCGCTTGAGAGACACCGTCAAGttgcaggagctgctggacgcgGCAAAGCTGCCGAAGACCGCCCTCATCTACAATACCTGCGTCAGCGCCTTTGCCCGCGCCGGCGAGCATGCGAAAGTGGCGTTTCTTTTGACCGAGATGGAGAAGCAGGGATTCGCCTTGAGCCGCAACACGAGTATCATTCTGAGTAGTCTGCTGCTCAAGGCGGGCAAGCTGGAGCTGGCACAGACAGTGCTGAAGTGGAAGGGGCTGACCACAGCAGACGTGGAGGCgggcagagctgctgcctctaacggcgcagcggcgtttTCGTCGCCCGCGTATGGCGACAGTCCCTCGTGCCCTTCGGCGGAGGGGGACGGAGAAGTGGATGCGGACGAAGCCGACCTATTGCTGCGAGACATGGACGACCGCATGGTTGGCCGCACCCACGAAGTGGAGAGCGACGAGCCCATGTGCAGGTGA